In Desulfotignum phosphitoxidans DSM 13687, the genomic stretch GATCGTCATCTGGCTGTTCCGGTGGCGCCTGAATCTCTTGTCCATGCAGGATGAAACCATTTTTTCACTGGTGGCCGATGCATCAAAAGAACGGATTGTACTGCTGCTCACGGCGGTCATTGCCACGTCCGCCGTGGTGTGCAAAGCCGGCCAGGTGGGATGGGTGGGGCTGATCATCCCCCACATCGCCCGGCGTCTCGTGGGATCGGATGCCCAGAAGGCTTTGCCGTGTTCGCTGGTGCTGGGGGGCATTTTTCTGCTGCTGTGCGACAATGCCTCCCGCACCCTGTTGTCCGGTGAAATCCCTTTGGGCATTCTGACCTCCTTTATCGGGGCCGGACTGTTTCTGATCCTGCTGTTGACCCGGCCGATGCTGGTGGGGAGAAAGTGACATGACCGCAGCTGTTTCCATCCGGGACCTGTGTTTTTCCTATGAAAAAGATCCCGTGATCTCCCACCTGGATCTGACCCTTTCGACCGCCACCATCACGGCCGTGCTGGGGGCCAACGGCGTGGGAAAAACCACGCTCCTGCACCTGCTGCTCGGGCTGTTTGAACCGGACTCCGGGGAGATCCGTTTTTTCGGCAGGCCGGCTCACAACTATTCCCAAACCCGGCGCAAGCAGCTCATGGGCATGGTGTCCCAGAACGATACCCCGCCCTTTGACCTGCGGGTGGACGAATATGTGCTCCTGGGCCGGGCCCCCCACCTGGGCCTGCTCACCATTCCCGGGGACAAGGACCGGAGTGCTTCCGCAGCGGCCCTTTCCACGGTAGGCATGACCCACATGGCCGGCCATGCCGTGACCCGGCTGAGCAGCGGGGAAAAACAGCTGGTGAACATGGCCCGGTCCCTGGCCCAGGAACCGGACATCCTGCTGCTGGACGAACCCTGCTCCCACCTGGACCTGATCAACTCCCGGCAGATGCTGGTATTGATGAAAACCATCGCAGAGCAGGGCCGAACCGTGGTATTTACCACCCATGATCCCAATGCCGCCGCAGCGGTGGCGGACCAGGTCCTGCTCATGAAAAAAGGGGAACTGGTGGCGGCCGGCACGGTGACACAGACCTTGACCCGGACGCTGCTCACCCGCACCTACAGGGGAGATGTGGAAGTGATTGAAACGGAAAGGGGACCATTTGTCAGGGCAGTATAAAAATGAACCAACCAAAGAAACCCCGGATCTGAAAAAGGATCCGAATCACAGGAGACCCATGGAAAAACTGACCGACTGGACAAAATTGTGGAAAGAGCTGTCAGACATTCAATCCCGGGCGTTTTCAAAAAAACAGCCTGACAAGGAAGACAGCTGGCGGGACAAGGCCAAAGATTACGACAAAAAAGTGGACCAGCGGTGGGCCAAACCGGATTCATCCCGGCAGTTTCTCTTAGACAAGCTCACGACCCACCCGGGGTCGTCTCTTCTGGACATCGGGGCCGGCACGGGCAAATGGTCGGTCCTGGCGGCCCCGTATGCCGAAAAAATCACAGCCCTGGACCCTTCCAAAGCCATGCAGGCTGTGCTCAAAGAAAAGATCCTTGAGATGAAGATCACCAATATCGACGTGTTTACCGGTGCGTGGCCCGAAGACGACCCGGGGCCCCATGATTTTATCCTGGCTTCCCATTCCATGTACGGCATTTCCGATTTTCCCTTGTTTGTGACCCGAATGTGTGACACCGCCCGCAAGGGCTGCATCCTGGTGATGCGGGCCCCGTTTGCCGACTCGGTCATGGCAAAGGCAGCCATGCACGTCTGGGGCCAGCCCTATGACAGCCCCAATTTCCAGATCGCCTACAACATCCTGCTGGGCATGGATATCTATCCGGATGTGATCATGGAAGCGGACGGCACCTGGCCGGCCTGGACCAGTGACTCTTTTGAGGCTGCCATAGAAGACATCAAACTCCGGCTGGATCTGGAAGACACGGCTGACCACGACGTCTTTTTATGGGAACTGCTGGCCAGACACCTGACAAAACAGCCGGACGGCAGTTATGTCTGGCCCGCCGGCAACCGGTCCGCTTTGCTTTACTGGGACGTCTGATGACACAGGGACCCTTTTTTTCCCGGTTTCTCAAGGTACTTTCCTCCTGCCTGTGCCTGGCAGCCGGCCTTTTTCTGGCCGCCGGCATGAGCAGCTGCGGTCCGGCAAAACCCGACCTTCCCATGCGCACCATCACGGACCAGCTGGGCAGGGAGGTGACCTTTCCGGCAAATCCGGAACGAATTGCAGCCCTGCACCATTTCGGGGGAAAAATCGTATACGCCCTGAACCGGCAGCACCTGCTGGTGGAAAAAAGCATCTACGGCATGGAGGCAAAGGCCCTGGCCGCCATCGACCCGGCATTTGCGGCCCTGCCCGGACTGATCCAGGGGCACGGCTACAATATCGAAGGCCTGGTGAGCCTGTCCCCCCAGGTGATTTTCTCCTATGCCTCCATGGACCGGTCCGAGCTGGCCCAGTTTGAAAATGCCGGCATCCCCGTGGTGGCGGTCAGAGGCGAAACCTTTGAGGAAAGCTTTGAGGCGGTAAGGCTGATGGCGGATGTGCTGGAATGCCCGGAGGCCGGCCAGGCCTATATCACGGCCTGCAAAACGCTCCTGGACAAGGTGGCGGTCCGCCTGGAAAACAACCTGGACACCCCGGTACCGGTCCTGTTTGCCGGCCCGCGCAGCGTGTATTCCGTGGCCACGGGCAACATGCTGCAGACCGAAATCCTGGCAAGGGCCGGGGCCCGGAACGTGGCTCAAGACCTGGAAGGGTTCTGGGCCGATGTGTCCCCGGAGCAGATCGCCCAATGGGATCCCCAGGTGATTTTTCTGGGGTCTTACCTGGATGTATACGGCAAAGACAAAATTTTCACCCTTCCCCAGTTCCAGACCGTGAGCGCCATCAAGAACCGGCAGGTCTATACCTTTCCCTCCAACATCGGATGGTGGGACTATCCGGCCCCCCACTGCGTGCTCGGCGTGGTCTGGACAGCCAAAACCCTGTACCCGCAACTATTTGAAGACCTGGACCTGACCCAGACAGCCAACGATTTCTATTCCCGGTTCATGGGATATTCCTTTGAAGATTTAGGGGGGCAGCTGCCGTGAAATGCCGGTGGGTCATCCTGGGCGCCGCTTTTGTCTTCGGCCTGTTTGCCTGCCTGTGTATCGGGCGGTATCCCATCCATCCGGCACAAGTGATCCGGCTGCTCCTGGCCGGACTGGGCATGGACAATGCCGCATCCGGCAGCCTGGCCGATCCCATGATGATTTTCTGGAACATCCGGGTGCCCCGGGTGATCCTGGCCATGCTGACCGGGGCCGGAATTTCAGCGGCCGGGGCCGTGTTCCAGGCCCTTTTCAGAAATCCCCTGGCCGCCCCCGATATCCTGGGGGTCACGGCCGGGGCCGGGTTCGGCGCGGCCCTGGCCATCATGTTCCTGGTGCCTGCCGCGCTGGTAATTCAGGCCAGCGCCTTTGTCTTCGGGATCACGGCCGTGACCCTGGCTTATATTCTGGCATCCTTGAGCCGGGACCGGTCCCCGTCCGTGCTGGTGATTTCCGGCATCGTGATTTCCGCCATGTTCCAGGCCGGGCTGTCTTTTATCATGTACCTGGCCAACCCTTATGACCAGCTGGCCCAGATCATCTTCTGGACCATGGGCAGTTTTCACACCGCATCCTGGGCCAAGATCCAGGCCACCCTGCCGGTGCTGGTGCCCGGCATCACCCTGCTGATTTTGTTTTCCTGGCGGCTGAACATCATGACCCAGGGAGAGGAAGATGCCCTGTCTTTAGGGATTCCGGTGATGCGCTGGCGGATCTTCTATGTGCTGGTCAGCACCCTGATGGTGGCCGCGGCCGTGGCAGCTGCCGGCACCGTGGC encodes the following:
- a CDS encoding ABC transporter ATP-binding protein; this encodes MTAAVSIRDLCFSYEKDPVISHLDLTLSTATITAVLGANGVGKTTLLHLLLGLFEPDSGEIRFFGRPAHNYSQTRRKQLMGMVSQNDTPPFDLRVDEYVLLGRAPHLGLLTIPGDKDRSASAAALSTVGMTHMAGHAVTRLSSGEKQLVNMARSLAQEPDILLLDEPCSHLDLINSRQMLVLMKTIAEQGRTVVFTTHDPNAAAAVADQVLLMKKGELVAAGTVTQTLTRTLLTRTYRGDVEVIETERGPFVRAV
- a CDS encoding class I SAM-dependent methyltransferase, with the translated sequence MEKLTDWTKLWKELSDIQSRAFSKKQPDKEDSWRDKAKDYDKKVDQRWAKPDSSRQFLLDKLTTHPGSSLLDIGAGTGKWSVLAAPYAEKITALDPSKAMQAVLKEKILEMKITNIDVFTGAWPEDDPGPHDFILASHSMYGISDFPLFVTRMCDTARKGCILVMRAPFADSVMAKAAMHVWGQPYDSPNFQIAYNILLGMDIYPDVIMEADGTWPAWTSDSFEAAIEDIKLRLDLEDTADHDVFLWELLARHLTKQPDGSYVWPAGNRSALLYWDV
- a CDS encoding ABC transporter substrate-binding protein, giving the protein MTQGPFFSRFLKVLSSCLCLAAGLFLAAGMSSCGPAKPDLPMRTITDQLGREVTFPANPERIAALHHFGGKIVYALNRQHLLVEKSIYGMEAKALAAIDPAFAALPGLIQGHGYNIEGLVSLSPQVIFSYASMDRSELAQFENAGIPVVAVRGETFEESFEAVRLMADVLECPEAGQAYITACKTLLDKVAVRLENNLDTPVPVLFAGPRSVYSVATGNMLQTEILARAGARNVAQDLEGFWADVSPEQIAQWDPQVIFLGSYLDVYGKDKIFTLPQFQTVSAIKNRQVYTFPSNIGWWDYPAPHCVLGVVWTAKTLYPQLFEDLDLTQTANDFYSRFMGYSFEDLGGQLP
- a CDS encoding FecCD family ABC transporter permease yields the protein MKCRWVILGAAFVFGLFACLCIGRYPIHPAQVIRLLLAGLGMDNAASGSLADPMMIFWNIRVPRVILAMLTGAGISAAGAVFQALFRNPLAAPDILGVTAGAGFGAALAIMFLVPAALVIQASAFVFGITAVTLAYILASLSRDRSPSVLVISGIVISAMFQAGLSFIMYLANPYDQLAQIIFWTMGSFHTASWAKIQATLPVLVPGITLLILFSWRLNIMTQGEEDALSLGIPVMRWRIFYVLVSTLMVAAAVAAAGTVAWIGLIVPHIARYLVGPEHTRLIPMSAFLGGLFLMIMDSVARSVMLSEIPISIVTSIFGAPFLGYLVIHAGKARMSHDT